One genomic region from Apodemus sylvaticus chromosome 1, mApoSyl1.1, whole genome shotgun sequence encodes:
- the Prss23 gene encoding serine protease 23 yields MAGIPGLLILLVLLCVFLQGSPHNFPWKPTWPAYRLPVVLPQSTLNLAKPDFDAKAKLEVSSSCGPQCHKGTPLPTYEDAKQYLSYETLYANGSRTETQVGIYVLRDGEGRARGRDSEATGKSRRKRQIYGYDGRFSIFGKDFLLNYPFSTSVKLSTGCTGTLVAEKHVLTAAHCIHDGKTYVKGTQKLRVGFLKPRYKDGAGGDNSSSSATPDKMKFQWIRVKRTHVPKGWIKGNANDIGMDYDYALLELKKPHKRKFMKIGVSPPAKQLPGGRIHFSGYDNDRPGNLVYRFCDVKDETYDLLYQQCDAQPGASGSGVYVRMWKRPQQKWERKIIGIFSGHQWVDMNGSPQDFNVAVRITPLKYAQICYWIKGNYLDCREG; encoded by the coding sequence ATGGCTGGAATCCCAGGGCTCCTCATCCTTCTTGTCCTGCTCTGTGTGTTCCTGCAGGGGAGTCCCCACAACTTTCCATGGAAACCCACGTGGCCGGCTTACCGCCTCCCTGTAGTCTTGCCTCAGTCTACCCTCAACTTAGCTAAGCCAGACTTTGACGCCAAAGCGAAATTGGAGGTGTCCTCCTCATGTGGACCCCAGTGTCACAAGGGAACACCACTGCCCACCTACGAAGATGCCAAGCAGTACCTTTCTTATGAGACCCTTTATGCCAACGGAAGCCGCACGGAGACTCAGGTGGGCATCTATGTCCTCCGCGATGGTGAAGGCAGGGCGCGAGGCAGAGACTCGGAGGCCACGGGGAAATCCCGCAGGAAGAGGCAGATTTATGGCTATGATGGTAGGTTTAGCATTTTCGGGAAGGACTTCCTGCTCAACTATCCTTTCTCAACCTCGGTGAAGTTGTCTACTGGCTGCACGGGCACCCTGGTGGCCGAGAAGCACGTCctcactgctgcccactgcataCACGATGGGAAAACCTATGTGAAAGGGACACAGAAACTCCGCGTGGGCTTCCTGAAGCCCAGGTATAAAGATGGTGCCGGAGGAGACAACAGCTCGAGCTCAGCCACGCCAGATAAGATGAAATTTCAGTGGATCCGCGTGAAACGCACCCATGTGCCCAAGGGGTGGATCAAGGGCAATGCTAATGACATCGGCATGGATTATGACTACGCCCTTCTGGAACTCAAGAAGCCCCACAAAAGAAAGTTCATGAAGATTGGTGTGAGTCCTCCAGCAAAGCAGCTCCCAGGGGGCAGGATCCACTTCTCTGGTTATGACAATGACCGGCCTGGCAATTTGGTGTACCGCTTCTGTGACGTCAAAGATGAGACTTACGACCTTCTCTACCAGCAGTGTGATGCCCAGCCCGGGGCCAGTGGTTCAGGGGTCTATGTGAGGATGTGGAAGAGACCACAgcagaaatgggaaagaaaaattaTTGGCATCTTTTCAGGGCACCAGTGGGTGGACATGAATGGTTCTCCACAGGATTTCAATGTGGCAGTTAGAATCACGCCTCTTAAATATGCCCAGATTTGCTATTGGATTAAAGGAAACTACCTGGATTGCAGGGAGGGGTGA